A window from Kluyveromyces lactis strain NRRL Y-1140 chromosome E complete sequence encodes these proteins:
- the GET3 gene encoding guanine nucleotide exchange factor GET3 (highly similar to uniprot|Q12154 Saccharomyces cerevisiae YDL100C ARR4 ATPase involved in resistance to heat and metal stress active as a dimer normally localized to the cytosol but appears to localize to late endosomes under stress conditions), which produces MDLTVEPDLNSLITSSTHRWIFVGGKGGVGKTTSSCSIAIQMALAQPEKQYLLISTDPAHNLSDAFGEKFGKDARKVTGMNNLSCMEIDPSAALKDMNDMAVANNATGSGEFSDLLQGGALSELTGSIPGIDEALSFMEVMKHIKNQEQGEGDRYDTVIFDTAPTGHTLRFLQLPSTLSKLLEKFGEITARLGPMLNSLAGANNVDLVGKMSELKSNVEKIKEQFTNPDMTTFVCVCISEFLSLYETERLVQELISYDMDVNSIIVNQLLFAEYDEGDSCKRCQSRWKMQKKYLDQIDELYEDFHIVKMPLCAGEIRGLNNLKKFSQFLRKPYDPVADSKVIYELEQQD; this is translated from the coding sequence ATGGATTTAACAGTTGAACCAGATCTAAACTCTTTGATAACTTCCTCAACACACAGATGGATATTTGTCGGTGGTAAGGGTGGTGTCGGTAAGACGACGTCATCTTGTTCGATTGCCATTCAAATGGCTTTGGCACAACCAGAGAAACAATATCTATTGATTTCTACAGATCCTGCACACAATTTAAGCGACGCCTTCGGTGAGAAGTTTGGTAAAGATGCAAGAAAAGTCACTGGGATGAACAACTTGTCATGTATGGAGATTGACCCTTCTGCCGCTTTGAAGGATATGAATGATATGGCTGTTGCCAATAATGCAACTGGATCGGGAGAGTTCAGTGATCTTTTGCAAGGTGGTGCACTATCTGAATTGACAGGATCGATTCCAGGTATTGATGAGGCACTTTCTTTCATGGAAGTGATGAAACACATCAAAAACCAAGAACAGGGTGAAGGTGACAGGTATGATACCGTTATTTTTGATACCGCACCAACAGGTCACACTCTAAGGTTTTTACAGTTACCAAGCACTCTATCTAAACTCTTGGAGAAATTCGGAGAAATCACTGCAAGATTGGGACCAATGTTGAATTCTTTGGCTGGTGCCAATAACGTCGATCTTGTTGGTAAAATGAGTGAATTGAAGTCTAATGTGGAAAAAATCAAGGAACAATTCACCAATCCTGATATGACAACTTTTGTCTGTGTTTGTATCAGTGAGTTCTTGTCTTTGTACGAAACTGAAAGATTGGTACAGGAATTGATCTCATACGATATGGACGTGAACTCCATCATTGTAAACCAGTTATTATTTGCTGAGTATGACGAAGGAGACAGCTGTAAAAGGTGCCAATCCAGATGGAAGATGCAAAAGAAGTATTTGGAccaaattgatgaattgtaCGAAGATTTCCATATCGTTAAGATGCCATTGTGTGCAGGTGAAATTAGAGGTTTAAAcaacttgaaaaaattctCCCAATTCTTGAGAAAACCATACGATCCAGTTGCAGACAGCAAAGTGATTTATgaattggaacaacaagACTGA
- the ATG16 gene encoding Atg16p (some similarities with uniprot|Q03818 Saccharomyces cerevisiae YMR159C ATG16 Protein that interacts with the Atg12p-Atg5p conjugate during formation of the pre-autophagosomal structure essential for autophagy) → MELPLLDKLKVRDLVDKRFSHLFETVSLLSGDNEEDNEDQLRLKNSIKNLREHLTEKEEEIRQLHDVISVKNRDAERLNDELISINIENNLLQERLTHIQAEYDTLIERWLLKAQREADIMNTRLK, encoded by the coding sequence ATGGAACTGCCGTTGCTAGATAAATTGAAAGTTAGGGATTTGGTTGATAAGAGATTTTCGCATCTTTTCGAAACGGTCTCACTTCTGTCTGGAGATAATGAGGAAGATAACGAAGACCAACTACGACTTAAAAACAGCATAAAGAATCTAAGGGAACATCTTACGGAAAAGGAAGAGGAAATAAGGCAACTACATGATGTTATTAGTGTAAAAAATCGAGATGCTGAGCGTTTGAATGACGAATTGATCAGCATCAACATAGAAAACAATCTTTTACAGGAAAGGTTGACACACATTCAAGCAGAATATGACACCTTGATTGAACGATGGTTACTAAAAGCACAAAGAGAGGCCGATATCATGAATACGAGACTTAAATAG
- the CVM1 gene encoding Cvm1p (similar to uniprot|Q03823 Saccharomyces cerevisiae YMR160W Hypothetical ORF): MSEPINSTGEDNNPFWRRWIPGTNASEENSQDTPTNSSSEHQDEGWLKRYIPAWFSNQESLEISDSTSYHQLTKKQIKILENEAEQGILKGHDTCCWFNETLNNKLLDSDGVLSVYNTGSATCPLPLSKYPLLPQRKSTIINAKNSTIIPGVSPTEYMHELPLKTKLAHAIKNHYNFISEKHLYLKQHSTLNFNEDTIIVISLHGSLPEKYERVSTGKLPTALELNDQMLKKLLNFDPHRALTFSFECPLDVKPTPMVLQETISLLKNWMHLFQDATRIFVIGTYHSVPLSILLTDAILDNFTITKLKSIGILGFESCLQGYQFWNHTAEITPQSMENPTFQVNKEKALFEGSSKLQQEVLSTYRNYRNPDGPERKELMNVLDKLLFHHPNLRISLVGKLYDNFLTVSQKLAMDYIHPMIQRRLWCDGNNMNLNYINVAKAIPDETMINLEQSFKIPIPEEREFEVSIMNNMLLAINLGHRQFIPFLNELSPFYISRSFNSSTCPALLKKQLQTESKAWQQEKDASFKEMVTDSEKILPKDITTYRVAFDYLHYKSHRSPDDIELKTSIFNDISILEGFIYDNIFTANLQAPVHLMMHHSSDNSKVLNSVNEYNLVWNFHEVMSSFIRIRNFPTLPGPPVITACMETPNSQSQRIEITKAIFDNTNLESCKRMEQLWRTYQTWNPNTTGLKKLHNILSVLRLYDSGEQLQKDVSIV, from the coding sequence ATGTCCGAACCCATCAATTCAACGGGAGAAGATAATAATCCATTTTGGAGAAGATGGATCCCAGGAACTAATGCTTCAGAAGAAAACAGTCAAGATACTCCTACTAATTCGTCTTCTGAACACCAGGACGAAGGATGGCTGAAAAGGTATATACCAGCTTGGTTCTCCAATCAAGAAAGTTTAGAAATCAGCGACAGTACATCATACCATCAGCTTACCAAAAAACAAAttaaaatattggaaaatgaagCAGAGCAAGGAATACTTAAAGGACATGATACATGTTGCTGGTTTaatgaaactttgaataaTAAATTACTCGATTCTGATGGGGTTTTATCCGTTTACAACACTGGCAGCGCGACTTGTCCCTTGCCATTGTCCAAATATCCATTATTACCACAGCGAAAATCTACTATCATAAATGCCAAAAATTCAACTATCATACCAGGTGTTTCTCCAACTGAGTACATGCATGAACTGCCACTTAAAACGAAATTAGCCCATGCCATAAAAAACCATTACAATTTTATCAGTGAGAAACATCTTTACTTAAAACAGCATTCCACTcttaatttcaatgaagACACCATAATAGTCATATCATTACACGGATCTTTGCCCGAAAAGTATGAACGTGTTTCGACCGGAAAGCTTCCAACAGCACTGGAGCTTAACGATCAAATGCTCAAGAAGCTACTAAACTTTGATCCTCATAGAGCGCTCACCTTTTCGTTCGAATGCCCGCTTGATGTCAAACCAACTCCAATGGTTTTGCAAGAAACCATATCACTACTTAAAAATTGGATGCATCTATTCCAGGATGCAACTCGAATATTTGTTATTGGGACCTACCATAGCGTTCCTCTATCAATTCTGTTGACAGACGCAATACTCGATAATTTCACGATTACCAAATTAAAGTCTATTGGGATTCTTGGTTTTGAATCTTGTTTACAAGGATATCAATTTTGGAACCATACAGCTGAAATTACACCCCAGAGTATGGAAAACCCAACCTTCCAGGtgaataaagaaaaagcacTCTTCGAGGGTTCATCCAAGTTACAACAAGAAGTTTTATCTACTTATAGGAATTATCGGAATCCCGACGGGcctgaaagaaaagagctTATGAATGTACTTGATAAACTCTTATTTCATCATCCGAATTTGAGGATATCTTTGGTCGGCAAACTCTatgataattttttgaCTGTGTCTCAAAAGTTAGCTATGGATTATATTCATCCAATGATCCAGAGGAGGTTATGGTGTGATGGTAATAATATGAACTTGAACTATATTAATGTTGCTAAGGCTATACCAGACGAAACAATGATTAATTTGGAAcaaagtttcaaaattcCTATACCTGAGGAACGAGAATTCGAAGTTAGTATAATGAATAATATGCTATTAGCAATAAATCTAGGACATAGACAATTCATTCCTTTTCTTAACGAATTAAGCCCTTTTTACATTTCAAGATCCTTCAACTCGTCGACCTGCCCAGCTCTCTTAAAGAAGCAGCTTCAGACAGAATCTAAAGCTTGGCAGCAAGAAAAGGATGCCAGCTTCAAGGAAATGGTTACAGACAGTGAAAAAATCCTACCAAAAGATATTACTACCTATCGTGTAGCATTTGATTATCTTCACTATAAATCTCATAGAAGTCCTGACGATATTGAACTAAAGACGTctattttcaatgatataTCAATTCTCGAAGGTTTTATCTACGATAACATTTTCACAGCAAATCTTCAAGCCCCCGTTCATCTCATGATGCACCACTCGTCTGACAACAGTAAAGTGCTAAACAGCGTCAACGAATACAACCTTGTGTGGAATTTTCATGAAGTAATGAGCAGTTTTATTAGAATCAGGAACTTCCCCACATTACCTGGACCACCGGTAATAACAGCTTGCATGGAAACTCCAAATTCTCAGAGCCAACGAATCGAAATAACAAAGGCAATCTTTGATAATACTAACTTGGAATCATGCAAAAGGATGGAACAACTCTGGAGGACTTACCAAACATGGAACCCAAATACGACGGGCTTAAAGAAACTACATAATATATTAAGTGTTCTCCGGCTTTATGACTCTGGAGAGCAATTGCAAAAGGATGTATCAATTGTTTAA
- the DUN1 gene encoding serine/threonine protein kinase DUN1 (similar to uniprot|P39009 Saccharomyces cerevisiae YDL101C DUN1 Cell-cycle checkpoint serine-threonine kinase required for DNA damage-induced transcription of certain target genes phosphorylation of Rad55p and Sml1p and transient G2/M arrest after DNA damage also regulates postreplicative DNA repair), translating into MSPSEVFSCKYQSLSMNPAVKRRAQQDTQSSNNNQRIIATLLSLIPDREQKIQLVDIPTISVGRSRSCNIVLSEPDISTIHAELYTIEVQINGFKRKMINITDKSRNGTFVNGDRLIRKDYVLKNGDKIVFGKSCSYLFKYATLTENGLSQTTATQISQTTQNSDYDGVFRKPLFSSQNTTKKLSRTREQPRSFFDKYLAGKELGTGHYAIVKEARNKETGETVAVKIFHPQQNDDDKRTKKFTEETKILLSIQHPNIVKLIDRFVEPVSKTQIQTYLVLEKINDGELFERIVRKNNLREDETKALFRQLLNGLKYLHSRNIIHRDIKPENILLSISKRRSPEEIALGPWDDDELDIQVKIADFGLAKFTGEMKFTNTLCGTPSYVAPEVLVKTGYTSRVDMWSAGVLLYVCLCGFPPFSEQLAPPSMKEQILQGKFAFYSPYWDNIDDSVLHLISNLLVVNPASRFSVNDALTHPWFTSNNAEVTMGNERRSQLEPGRLPKTFSELSNLQK; encoded by the exons ATGTCACCTAGTGAAGTATTCTCGTGCAAATATCAGTCATTATCAATGAATCCAGCAGTGAAGCGA AGGGCTCAACAGGATACCCAAAGTTCAAACAATAATCAGAGAATCATTGCAACACTTCTTAGTTTGATACCAGATAGAGAACAGAAAATTCAGTTAGTTGACATTCCGACAATTTCCGTTGGAAGAAGTCGATCATGTAACATCGTACTTTCAGAGCCAGATATCTCAACCATACATGCTGAACTGTACACCATTGAGGTACAAATTAACGGATTCAAGCGTAAAATGATCAATATCACCGATAAAAGCCGTAATGGAACGTTTGTGAACGGTGATAGGCTCATCAGAAAAGACTATGTTTTAAAGAATGGTGATAAAATAGTATTCGGGAAAAGCTGTTCatatcttttcaaatatgcTACACTTACAGAAAATGGACTAAGTCAAACAACAGCCACTCAAATTTCACAAACTACGCAAAACAGCGATTATGATGGGGTTTTCAGAAAACCTTTATTCAGTAGTCAAAATACAACCAAGAAACTATCAAGAACAAGGGAGCAGCCCAGATCCTTTTTCGACAAATACTTAGCTGGGAAAGAATTAGGAACTGGCCATTACGCGATTGTCAAGGAGGCTAGGAATAAGGAAACTGGTGAGACCGTCGCGGTAAAGATATTCCATCCTCAACAAAATGACGATGacaaaagaacaaaaaaattcaCAGAAGAGACTAAGATCCTTCTATCTATCCAACATCCGAATATAGTTAAACTCATAGATAGATTTGTTGAACCGGTCAGCAAAACACAGATTCAAACGTATTTGGTgcttgaaaagatcaatgaTGGCGAATTGTTTGAAAGGATTGTTCGAAAAAATAACCTTCGGGAGGATGAGACTAAAGCTTTGTTTAGGCAATTACTAAATGGGTTGAAATACTTGCATAGTAGAAATATCATTCACAGAGATATCAAACCTGAAAATATTCTCTTGAGTATAAGTAAAAGACGTTCCCCAGAAGAAATTGCTTTAGGGCCCTGGGATGACGACGAATTAGATATACAAGTTAAAATAGCAGATTTTGGGTTGGCGAAATTCACCGGTGAAATGAAGTTTACCAATACACTATGTGGAACACCTTCTTACGTTGCTCCTGAAGTTTTAGTCAAAACAGGGTATACATCCAGAGTAGATATGTGGAGTGCTGGCGTTCTTCTATATGTTTGTTTGTGTGGATTTCCACCATTCAGTGAACAGCTAGCCCCACCTAGTATGAAAGAGCAGATATTGCAAGGAAAGTTTGCATTTTACTCACCGTATTGGGACAATATCGATGATTCTGTCTTACACTTAATTTCTAATCTACTAGTTGTGAATCCCGCAAGCAGGTTCTCTGTAAATGACGCACTTACGCATCCATGGTTCACCAGCAATAACGCTGAAGTCACGATGGgtaatgaaagaagatctCAGTTAGAGCCAGGTAGACTACCAAAAACCTTCTCTGAATTATCtaatcttcaaaaataa
- the POL3 gene encoding DNA-directed DNA polymerase delta POL3 (highly similar to uniprot|P15436 Saccharomyces cerevisiae YDL102W CDC2 Catalytic subunit of DNA polymerase delta required for chromosomal DNA replication during mitosis and meiosis intragenic recombination repair of double strand DNA breaks and DNA replication during nucleotide excision repair (NER)): MTVGITRAREVETLEDAFQDIKKQRTQSFDRSALSEPVSTIEIIPTDKFKKQNVLGYKSSKVNDTVGKGNPTAFEEELSLMDHELVEKTECGQSKVWSRVPIPADFNAKTSDISFQQLDAEQAMLPGQYDSNTNIVIRFFGVTDKGNSILCNVTGFKHYLYVPAPLGFHQENILTLQQYLNEHYENNVDSIKIVPKQSIWGFSGDAKIPFLQIFVKNPNLLNKIRTGFEKGYIQPNDKWFVGGCTTYDNIAFPLRLMIDCGIVGMSWITLPASKYQLVPVNQRISTCQFEVNINYKDLIAHPAEGEWSHNAPLRIMSFDIECAGRPGVFPEPEHDSVIQIANVVSISGAAKPFIRNVFTVNSCSPITGSQIFEHDKESDMLEHWRDFIVEVDPDVVIGYNTTNFDFPYLIDRAAALGVQSFPYFGRLSNVKQEVKSSTFSSKAYGTRESKNINIDGRLQLDLLQFVQREYKLRSYTLNAVSAHFLGEQKEDVHHSIITTLQNGDSETRRRLAVYCLKDAYLPLRLMEKLMALVNYTEMSRVTGVPFMYLLARGQQIKVISQLFRKCLQIQTVIPNMSSQGSDEQYEGATVIEPKRGYYDVPIATLDFSSLYPSIMMAHNLCYTTLCDRATVQRLNLKLDEDYIVTPNNDIFVTSKVRRGVLPEILEELIGARKKAKFDLKNETDPFKRDVLNGRQLALKISANSVYGFTGATVGKLPCLAISSSVTSFGRTMIETTKNAVENKYCIKNGASHDAVVVYGDTDSVMVKFGTTDLEESMKLGAEAAAYVSSLFKDPIKLEFEKVYFPYLLINKKRYAGLYWTNPKKYDKLDQKGLASVRRDSCPLVSIVMNKVLKKILIGRNVDGAMQFIRETIDDILQNRCDISKLIISKTLAPNYTNPQPHAVLAERMKKRDGVGPNVGDRVDYVIIGGGDKLFNRAEDPLYVLEQNLQLDSIYYLSNQLQNPIISIIAPIIGEKQANSMFIVKSIKRQSGPVGAASKQKGGLMSFVKKVDTCKSCKRVLRKNEGPLCNDCLSRSGELYMEALYDVRTLEERFSRLWTQCQRCSGSLHNEVLCSNKNCDIFYMRVKAKKELQEKVIELSKW; encoded by the coding sequence ATGACCGTTGGTATTACGAGAGCTCGCGAAGTGGAAACGCTTGAGGATGCGTTCcaagatatcaagaaacagAGGACCCAATCGTTTGATCGATCAGCGTTGAGCGAACCAGTATCCACAATAGAAATAATTCCTACTGACAAGttcaagaaacagaacGTTTTAGGGTACAAGTCTAGTAAAGTTAATGATACGGTGGGGAAAGGTAACCCTACAGCTTTTGAGGAGGAACTTTCGCTTATGGATCATGAACTGGTGGAAAAGACAGAGTGTGGTCAGAGTAAAGTATGGTCTAGGGTACCTATTCCAGCGGATTTCAATGCAAAGACGAGcgatatttcatttcaacaattggatGCAGAGCAAGCGATGCTACCTGGTCAATACGATTCTAATACGAATATTGTCATAAGATTTTTTGGGGTCACTGACAAGGGTAATTCTATACTGTGTAACGTGACGGGGTTCAAACATTATCTTTACGTTCCTGCGCCCCTGGGTTTCCATCAGGAAAATATTTTGACACTTCAGCAGTACCTAAACGAGCATTATGAGAATAATGTGGATTCTATTAAGATTGTTCCAAAGCAAAGTATATGGGGGTTTTCAGGAGATGCAAAGATTCCGTTCTTACAGATATTTGTGAAGAACCCCAACCTGCTGAATAAGATTAGGACAGGTTTTGAGAAGGGATACATTCAGCCGAACGATAAATGGTTTGTTGGTGGTTGTACAACATACGACAACATTGCTTTCCCACTCCGGCTGATGATCGATTGTGGGATTGTAGGAATGTCCTGGATTACTTTACCCGCTAGTAAGTATCAATTGGTTCCAGTTAACCAACGAATCTCCACATGCCAGTTTGAAGTCAATATAAACTATAAGGATTTGATTGCACATCCTGCAGAAGGTGAATGGTCCCATAACGCTCCGCTAAGAATCATGTCTTTCGATATTGAATGTGCTGGTAGGCCCGGTGTCTTTCCAGAACCTGAACACGATTCTGTGATACAGATAGCTAATGTTGTTAGTATCTCGGGTGCTGCCAAACCTTTCATTAGAAATGTCTTCACCGTGAACTCATGCTCTCCCATTACCGGATCTCAGATATTTGAACATGATAAAGAATCAGATATGTTGGAACATTGGCGTGATTTTATTGTTGAAGTAGATCCCGATGTTGTTATAGGTTATAACACCACTAATTTCGATTTCCCGTATTTGATTGATAGGGCGGCTGCATTGGGGGTACAGTCATTCCCATATTTCGGAAGATTATCAAACGTAAAACAAGAAGTCAAATCATCTACTTTTTCGTCCAAAGCTTACGGTACCCGTGAATCcaagaacatcaacatTGATGGACGTTTACAATTGGATTTACTGCAATTTGTGCAAAGAGAGTATAAATTGAGATCTTACACATTGAACGCGGTGTCTGCTCATTTCTTAGGTGAACAGAAAGAGGACGTTCATCACAGTATTATCACGACTTTACAGAATGGAGACAGTGAGACAAGGAGAAGATTAGCGGTTTACTGTTTGAAAGATGCGTATCTTCCGCTGAGACTTATGGAAAAACTCATGGCATTGGTTAACTATACGGAAATGTCAAGAGTCACTGGTGTTCCGTTCATGTATTTACTTGCTCGTGGTCAACAGATCAAAGTTATCTCACAGCTTTTCAGAAAGTGTCTGCAAATTCAAACAGTAATTCCAAACATGAGTTCACAAGGTTCGGATGAGCAATATGAAGGTGCGACCGTTATTGAACCGAAGAGAGGATATTATGACGTTCCTATTGCAACGTTGGATTTCAGTTCCCTATATCCAAGTATTATGATGGCCCATAATCTTTGTTATACTACATTGTGTGATAGAGCAACAGTCCAGAGACTTAATCTCAAACTTGATGAAGATTATATTGTAACTCCAAACAATGACATTTTCGTCACTTCGAAAGTTAGGCGTGGTGTTTTACCGgaaattttggaagaattgattgGGGCCAGAAAGAAGGCCAAATTTGATTTAAAGAATGAAACGGACCCCTTCAAAAGAGATGTTCTTAATGGTAGGCAATTAGCTTTAAAAATCTCGGCAAACTCTGTGTATGGTTTTACAGGGGCCACTGTTGGAAAGTTACCATGCCTAGCCATTTCTTCCTCTGTCACTTCTTTCGGTCGTACCATGATCGAAACTACAAAGAACGCCGTGGAAAATAAATACTGTATCAAAAATGGTGCATCTCATGATGCTGTTGTTGTCTACGGTGATACTGATTCTGTCATGGTCAAATTTGGTACCACAGATTTAGAAGAATCTATGAAACTTGGTGCTGAGGCTGCTGCATATGTTTCATCTCTGTTCAAGGACCCTATCAAACTTGAATTTGAGAAAGTTTACTTTCCCTATCTATTGATTAACAAAAAGAGGTACGCAGGTCTCTATTGGACTAATCCAAAAAAATATGACAAACTCGACCAGAAGGGTTTGGCCTCTGTTAGAAGAGACTCATGTCCTCTTGTCTCAATTGTTATGAACAAGgtcttgaagaagatattgattGGTAGAAATGTAGATGGTGCTATGCAGTTTATCCGAGAAACTATCGATGATATTTTGCAAAATCGTTGTGATATCTCTAAATTGATCATTTCCAAAACATTGGCACCAAATTATACGAATCCGCAACCACATGCTGTGCTTGCTGAACGCATGAAAAAGAGAGACGGTGTCGGTCCAAATGTCGGTGACCGTGTAGATTATGTTATAATCGGTGGGGGTGATAAACTTTTTAATAGAGCAGAAGACCCGCTGTATGTGCTTGAACAGAACCTCCAGCTAGATTCTATCTATTATTTGAGTAATCAACTACAAAATCCAATTATAAGTATTATTGCTCCTATCATCGGTGAGAAACAAGCAAATTCGATGTTTATTGTCAAATCCATCAAACGTCAAAGTGGGCCAGTTGGGGCAGCCTCGAAACAAAAAGGTGGCTTGATGAGTTTTGTTAAAAAGGTCGATACTTGTAAGAGTTGCAAGCGCGTCCTCCGTAAAAATGAAGGGCCGTTATGCAATGACTGCTTATCTAGATCAGGAGAATTATATATGGAGGCCCTGTATGACGTAAGAACGCTAGAGGAACGTTTTTCGAGACTATGGACGCAATGTCAGCGCTGCTCAGGATCATTACACAACGAGGTTCTATGCTCTAATAAAAATTGTGATATATTTTACATGAGAGTTAAGgcaaagaaagaacttcAAGAGAAAGTGATAGAATTAAGTAAATGGTAA
- the HLJ1 gene encoding type I HSP40 co-chaperone HLJ1 (similar to uniprot|P48353 Saccharomyces cerevisiae YMR161W), with amino-acid sequence MSEYTEEQERITLDILSKDKHEFYEMLKVGKSASESDIKKAYRKLAIKLHPDKNRHPRASEAFKKINRAFEVLSDDSKRRIFDQLGHDPDDRAAAQESYRGGSSAAAAGGPRFRGNAGFGEPFGGSPEDIFEFLFRGGGPGGQFGGHPFGGPFGGPFGNAGGATYSFGGPGGFKVYTNYDSPFGRRARRTQPRHNDNSAERKEEPNTQLMMLIAPFIVIILLNLLERLLLG; translated from the coding sequence ATGTCAGAATACACAGAAGAACAGGAGCGGATAACGCTTGACATTCTTTCGAAGGATAAGCATGAGTTCTATGAGATGTTGAAAGTTGGGAAGTCAGCGTCAGAGAGCGATATAAAAAAGGCATATAGGAAACTGGCGATCAAATTACACCCAGACAAGAACAGACATCCAAGGGCCAGCGAGGCgttcaaaaagataaataGAGCATTCGAAGTGCTATCAGACGATTCTAAACGGAGGATTTTCGACCAGCTGGGCCATGATCCTGATGACAGAGCTGCGGCACAGGAATCGTATAGAGGAGGTAGCTCTGCGGCGGCAGCAGGGGGGCCACGATTCCGTGGGAATGCTGGATTTGGTGAACCATTCGGTGGTTCACCAGAAGATATATTTGAATTCTTGTTCAGAGGTGGTGGTCCAGGCGGACAGTTTGGCGGGCATCCATTCGGGGGGCCGTTCGGTGGACCATTTGGAAATGCAGGAGGCGCTACTTACTCATTTGGAGGCCCTGGTGGCTTCAAAGTGTATACGAATTATGATTCCCCGTTCGGAAGAAGAGCTCGTCGTACTCAGCCGCGTCATAATGATAACTCCGCAGAAAGGAAAGAGGAACCGAATACACAACTCATGATGCTCATAGCGCCATTCATAGTCATCATTCTATTGAACTTATTAGAAAGGTTGTTATTAGGCTGA